A segment of the Malaciobacter mytili LMG 24559 genome:
ATTCTAAACCTCATCCATACCATATAGTAAATTATACTTGGAAATGGATTTACGATTTAGATAATAAACTTGCATTTGATACCTCAAAATTTTGTGAAAGATATTTTTGTCAAATGGCAATTCAATTAGAAAGAAACAATTTTGATTCTTTCAATATAATGAAAACATTAATTGATAATAACTATAAATTTTCAAGATATTTAGCAATAAAGTTAATTAAAAAGTTGCCACTAGAGACAAAAATGCATTTTGTTGATAAAGCTAAGGAAAACTACATTAGAGAAGAATGGAAAGAAGATAAAATAGGTTTTCTAACTTTTCTAGGTATGTTTTATCAAGGAGAAATCAAAATACCAAAAGAGAAAAATCTTTTCGGCTTTAATAGTGAATACTATGAACATTTTGAAGCATTAAAGGAGTTTAAAAAGAAAGAAGACATTATTCTTTGTGAAAAAATATCGCTAAAAGACAAAATGAGATATTTTGATAATTGGTAAAAAAAGTTAAAAAATTGTTGCTCATAGAGTTAACCCATAAGGGGAAATATATTTTTCCTCTTATAGAGGTTAATATATTCCTAAAAGTATTCAAAGGAGTAATTATGAGTACTTATAAAAAACTAGAAAAAATAATCTTACCTCAACTACAAAACTTTCAAGAAGATTTAACAGTAATTGATAAAAAAACACTTTCAACATATAAAGGAAAATTTCTTTATGGTGTTAGACCAAATGGAACAAATCTGTTAATGTTAGATTCTAAAAGAATTGATTATAAAGATTTGCCATTAAGTAAATTAGAAAATTTACTTAGCTCAAATCTGTGTATATTAAAGTATGCAAATAAAAAGTTCTATTATTATGATGGTGAGACAATAAGTGAAATAGACTTTGAACAATTACATACAATATATGGAATGTATTGTAAAGAAGTATATTCTATACATAAGAACTTAGAGAGACTAAATATAAAAAAATTATCATATGTTCTTTGGGAACTTATGTCAAATAATAGAAAATGGAAATCAGAAATTAAATCTTCAATGAATCAAGAGTTAAGAAAAATCAGAAATAATTTTAATTTTTTTTCAATTAAAAGGAGTAATTTAATAAGTGAGGTGGAAGAACAATTATTTTCAAAATGTAATATTTTAGATATATAAGTTCATAACTAAGTATTAAATTATAAAAAATTAAAAAAAAGAAAGAGAAAAAAATGAGTAATATTGAAAATTTAAATAAAGTAGATTCGTTATCAAAAGAACAAATAAGAGAGTTCTTTATTAATTGTGCAAAACAATTATATAAAAATGAAGAGGTAGAGTTTATATTTAAAGATAAGCTTTATAATGGATTTGTTTCTTCTAATGGTGGATATGAAATAAATAGTTATGAAATGTCTGCTCAAAAAGATGAAGATGATTGTTACAATGATGAAGATATATTAGATGGTGGATTAAATGAAGGTACTGCATATGATGCTATTTTTTCTTTATTATCAAGTGAAGATATTGAAAAGTATTATGAAAAGAATTACTTTGTAATTAATGCACAAAGAGATAGTTCAGTATCAACTGAAAATTGTTATATAGTTGAAATAGGGCAAGAGAACTTTTTAAATAGTTTAATAGAATGGTATGAAAATATTATTCTTGTTGAGGAATATCCAACAGAAGACCTAGCAATTGCAAGGTGTATGGAGGTAAATGATATAACAACAAATAATTGGAAAGATATAGTATCAAAAGAGAATGTATATACTGTTTTTGTTGGTGGAACAGAAATAAATGATACCTATTTATCTTTTGATGAAGCTTTAAAACTTCTTAATTCATATAAAGAAGACAATTATGATGATGTTTATATCATGAAAAAATAAAGGTTAAAAATGAAAGAAATAGAAAATAATAGTTTATTAAAGAAACTAGAAAAAGAGGCTAGTGAACTAGGTAATAAAGCTTTTAATAATGGAATACCAAGAACTCCAATATATGATGATAAATTACTTCAGTTATTTAAAAAGTATGAACTTAAAGTTTCTGAAGGAGCAACAATTTTTAAAGCATGGTTAGATAGTTGGGATACATCAAATTTAAAAGAAATTACTATGAATGAAATAAAGGATTAAGATGGCAACAGTACAAGATATAAAAAAATTAAAAGAAGAATATCAGAACAGAAGAGTTTATTTTGAAGGGAATGAAGATATTGAAGGTTTCTATGGAGAAGTTGATAACTTCAGGTTAGACACTGATAATTCAATAATTGTCATCTTAAGAGATATGGAAGATCAATGTTTTGACATTGACTGGAAAGAGATAGAAGATTTAGAGTTTGAATCTTAATAAATATAATTAGTTGCTCACAAAGAGCTAACCCATAAGGGATAATCTTATCCCGAAGGGATAGCATTATCTTATATTTTGAGAAAGTGAGAAATTATGAAAATTATACTAATAGAGATATTCATTATTTTTATGCTCCTTCTACGAGAATTAGGTATACCAAAATTAATTTATGAAGAGTTATATACAAATCCTAAATTAAGAACATTAATAAAAGTATTTGGTGATGTTCTATATATGGTTGGTGGTTCTATCGTAGGTGCTGCAATATATGCTTATTTTGTTGAGGTAAAACTTTACTTGACAGTTTTAATAATAGGTATTATATTTATAGTAATTGGATCATATTTAAAAAGGGAATAGTATGGAAACAAGTTATTTAGAAATAGCTTCATTTGTAATTTTGTTTATTGCAATTGTATTAGCTATTGGGAAATACGATAGTAGGAAGCAATATAATTAATGATTTTGTTTTTCAAAGTCATATTTACCTATTGCTAAAAAAATAGCTATTGCTAAAATAGATAGAGTTGTGATTTCAAATATAGTCATAGTTTTATCCTTTTAGATAATTATAGCAAATATATAAAATAATATCAATGCTAATAAAAGCATAACCCAAAAGGGATAAATTATTCCATTTTGGGATAATTATCCTTAATAAAAAAATAAGGAAAAGAAAATGACTATTTTAGGGCACGAGATTACTATAAAAACTTATGAAAATGATAACTTAATTGATTTTGAAAATATAGACTCTTCTTTAAAAGATACTATCATTATGTCAATTAATGATTCTATATTGGAAGGTTCAACTGCTTCTTATGGAGAAATAGAAGAATATTCAATTTATTTTGAGTGGGAAATAGAAGAATATATACCATCATTTGATGAGTTAAAAAATTTAATTTCTTCATTTGAGGGTAAATTAGATGTATCTCAAATCAATCAATTAAGTGATGAAATAGAAAAACTACATAAAAAAAGAATAGAGCTTAAATGTGAAGAAATATTCAATGAGTATATTTTAAAATCCAATAATAATTTACTTCAACTTTTAATAAAATATTTTAATTTAAAAACAATTAGTTTTATTAATGCAGAAGAAGATTGTTCTTGGGTTAATGTGGTTGAATTAAGTTCAATAGAGAAAAATATATCTTTTTTTACAAATTCATCAGACTATGGTGAAATATTCGGAATTAAACATTTTGATAATTTCATTAATGGTTATGAAACTTTTATTGATATATTAGAGAATGTAGAATTTGATAGTGATGAGGAATTAGAAAATTTTGAAACAATTATAAGTTTAATTACAAAAGATGAATATAGTGAATTATTCAATTTTATAAAAGAAATGGATAATGAAGCTAGAAAGTTTCAATTATACATAACAAACTAATTTATATATAGTTGCTCATATAGAGCTAACCCATAAGGGATAAATTATCCCTTGTGGATAGTTCTATTCCTTTAAAGTAAAACTTATAAAAAAAGGAATTATATGTCAGCAAATATAATATTAGAAGATAAAGTAAATAATAAAATAGAACCATTTAAAAAAATTATTAAACCTTTGAGGGATTTACCAGGTGGAAATAAGGGTTTATGGTTAAATAATCTTAGTTTAAAAAAGAGTATGGAAGCAGGAGACACTGTAAATATTTCTTATGACTATGATAAAAAAATCGTAGTTGTTGAAAAAACTGAATTATTAGGTAATCATATAATATCTTATAGAAAAAGTGATATAAAAAAAACTCCAATATTAGATATTAAAAATAAAAGTATTACTGAACTTTTTAAAAATGTAGAAAAAGTAGAAATTCAGTTATTTAAAAATAAATTGATTATAAAAACTGCTACTACTGAAGAGTTAAGAAATCAAAGAAAACAAATAGGATTTAAGACATTCGAACTGTTTTGTGGAGGTGGTACATTAACTCAAATGTTTAAACAAGCAGGTTTTACTCCAATTGGTGGATTAGATATTGAGAATAAATTTTTAAATATGTTTGAACATAATCATAAAGAATCAAAATATACTATTTTAAGTTCATTGGAAGATATTGTTCCAAGTGATTATCCAAAAAATGTAGATATTGCTTTAATTGGTATACCTTGTGTACCTTATACTAAAGCAAATATAAATTTAACAAAAGCATTAATAAATTATGAAAATGGAATTGCAACTGAAAAAGAAATGAAACTTGTTAGGCAAAAAGAAGATGCTGAAACAATGACATTCTTTGTCCTTGAAGCAATTAGAGCAATGAATGTAAATACGGTAATCATTGAAGAAGTTGTTGAATATTCAAAAACAGAAGCTTGTCAATGGTTAAGAGTTATGCTTAAAAAATTTGGATATCACATTAGTGAAACTATTGCGACTGGTTCTCATTCAAAGAGAAAAAGATGGGCTCTTGTTGCAAATATGAATAAAAAAATTAACCTTGAAAATTTAATTCCAAATTCTAATAAAACAATTGAAGACTTGTTAGAAACTCCAATTGATAAAAGAGAATGGAAAACAATTGATGAGGTCCCTAGAGTATTAGCTGCTAGTAAAAAAGATAAAGTAGGTATTAGAACAGTATCTCCAAGTGATATAAAATCTAATACATTTACTACTCATGGAACAAGATCTACAGAACCAATTTTAAAACATCCTACTAAAGAGTTATATTCAGAATTTACAAATAAAGAAATTGCAAATATTCATGGTTTAAATAACTATGAACTTTCAAATGTAAAAACTTTAAATAGAAAAATCTTAGGGCAGGGTGTTACTGATATGTTCTATCATATTGCATTAAGACTAAAAAATAGTATAGAAAAGTATGGAGCATAAAATGAAAATCTATTTTGCGTGCCCAACTGGTAAAAGAAGAGATAATATTTTGAAAGAGTACGGTTATGAATTTGGAGCTTGTTTAACAAGAGATACTTTTAATCATATTACTGCAAGAACAATGCATTGGTTCTTCGATAATGGTGCATTTTCTGATTGGCAAAATAAAAGACCTTTTAATGCCCAAAAGTTTATAGACCAAATGTGGAGAATTGAATCAGAAATAAGATTTGGAAAACCAATATCAAATGATTTAGATTTTTCTTCTATGGAAAGAGGTGAACCTAAAAAATACAAATTAGTTTGCCCTGAATTTGTAGTATGTCCTGACTTGCCTGCAAGAGGTAATGAATCCTTGGAGTTTTCAAGAAAATGGATAGATTACTTAGAAGATACCTTCCCTTACTATGATTATTTTTTAGCAGTTCAAAATGAAATGAGTTTTGAATTAGTAGAAGATGATTTGAAAAATAATAGGTTTAGTGGTCTTTTTGTTGGTGGAACTAAAGAATGGAAATACAAAGAAGCATCAATATGGGTGGAATTAGCACATAAATATGGTATTCCTTGTCATATTGGTGGAATTGGAAATAGAAAATCAATACTTTGGGCTAAATCAATTGGTGCTGATAGTGTTGATAGTGGAGTGGCAATGATACATCCTAAACATTTAGCTGAGATATTAAATATCAAAGATGACATGTTTTGGAATGTAGCATAATTAATTATTTAAAAAAATATAAAAGGAAAAAATATGTCAAATGAAGCAAAAGAATTAATATATGTATTAGAACAAAATGGTTTTATCCCTTTTGGATTAAATATGCCAATTAGTATGGTTATTGAAGATATTAGAGCTTGCAACTATAATTATTATGGTAATAAATATGCATCTTCAAATGAATTATTTGAAAATTCTGCTCTTTCAATTAAATTTAAACACAATCAAGTAGAAAATCCATTTTGGATAACTATTTTTAAAGGTGCAAATTATAGAGAAAAAGAAACTTTATTTGTTGCTGCAACTTTTAATGAAATTATTGATGAAAATAATAATTTCTGCAATTCAGAAAATACTTTTTATGCTAAAGATTGTATATCAAAAAGCAATGAACTCTTTGAAGGTATTGAGTCAATTAAAGAAGTATTAGCAGCATTTGAAACTACATTATTCTCTGGAAGTGAAGACAGTACTCCTATCTTTGAAGATAATTCTGATGCATTGTATGATGTTATCGAAGAATTAAGAAGTTTATTAAAAGAAGAAACTTTAGATGCAGATGAAATTGAAAACCTTATTTATGAAAATAAAAAAATGGGTGATTTCTTAGAACTTCTTGGATTTACTCCAGATGATATAACTACAAACATTATAAATGGTAGTGAAGATGAGTTAAAACAATTAGTTAAAGATATGAAACTTTCAAAAGATTGTCTTAAACAAGTTAATTGTAGACAAAAAAGTTATGATACTTCTATGTGAAATTATTAAACTAGTTAGTATCTTTAAACAAGTTTCAGAAGATGGTATAGATAATTTATTTATCTATGCTGAATAATCTGATAGGGGTAAATAATGATATTTATAAAAAAACATTTTCTGAAAATCAGATTATTAGAACAGGTGTTTCGCATCAATTTGTAACTTCAATAAATGGCATAAAAGCAGAAGAATTGGCAAAGCAAATTGCTTTTAGAGAACATAAAAAAGTTTCTCAAATAAAAAAAATAACTGTTTGCTATGCAGGTAATGTTACATACAATGACAATCTAAGTGTAGGATGTATTGAAGAGTATTTTGCAACACTTGAAGATTATAAGAAAAATTTACAATAAAGTTAAAAGGACTAATATGAATTTTAATGAAACTATATGCAGTAAAGGATTAAAAGTGGAATATATAAGAGGAAAAGAAAATATACAAAAAGTTTTAAAGTCTGGAACAAAACTTACTTCGGATGATTTTAAAAATCCGACAATAGAACACTTTGCTTATGATAAAGAAAATATTGGAACAACTTTTTCGCCTTATGTTGTAATAAATGGCAATACTTTTGTTAGATGTATGGACGATATTGACTACGAATGTAAAATGTTGAGAATTATACAATAAAGGACTTATCATAGATAATTTAATTATCTATGTTGAAGAATAAATTTAAATTTTTGGAGAAAAAAATGAGATTTTTATATGAATTAAATAGTGAAGAAATTAAAAAAGTATTCTATGAAAATAGAAATAATTATATTGCTACAGCAATATTAAAACATAAAAATACACCAACGGAATTATTATTGAAAAATACTAATAATTATAATATTGTTCAAAATATATATCTAAAAGATGAGGTATATGAAAAAATATTAAAAGAAAAATATGAATGTATTGTTAGTATGGCTTGTAGAGTCTCACATACACCAATCTGGTTTTTAGAAAAAGCGTTAGAAATATTTCCTAATAACTATGATGTAGAATATTCAATAGCAAGACTTTTAGATAGGAAATTAACAGATAATCTTTATAAGAAGCTTTCATTATCTTCTCGTTGGGAAGTAAGAAGCTGTATTGCAAAAAATAAATGTGTACCTAAAAAATATCTTAGTGAACTTCAAAACGACATAGATTCAAGAGTTTTAATAAGTGTAAAAGATAGATTAAATGAATCTGATTACAATATGGGAATAAAAAATTGGCGGGATGTTCCACAATTAAAAATTAATATTGAAAGAGATGTATTATGTTCTTAGGTAATACACAAAAGAAGCAGCTTATAAATGAATTGAAGTTAAATAATAGAGAAGATATAGTAAATAATATATTAGGGGATGAAACTAAATTTAAACATATCAAATTTACAGATGAAGATTCTCAACAAGTTGCAATTATGCTAGATGAAGATACATATATTTATTCACAACAAGTAAGTGATGACTATGATTGGCATTTAGATAATAAAAAAGACGGGAAGTATTATCTTACGGATACTATTAATTTAAACAATTATACAGAAGTTGAACAAAATAATGAAGTTTCTTCATATTATGGCTCACTAGAAAGATTAAAAAATGATAGTTGCTGAATGTATATTTGAAAATATGTTGTAAGATAATTTGGATTTACTGTCCCAAAATGGGACAGTAAATAAGGGAGAGAATTAAAACGATAAGTTTTTCCTTGAAAGAGGTTTTTTTTATATATATAAACAGACTAAAAAACAGACAAAGAACAATAAATATAATACTCAAATCTCAAAAGAAACACTAAGTAATATTTAACAAACAATTAGCTATATTAATAGTATTCATTTTTTGAATTATCTATAATAATAATAGATATAAGTTTGTTGCGAGAGCAATAAGCTGTGCCAAAAAGGCAAATGGAGTAGAGATACATCCAAAAGGGCAAAAGTTTGTAAACTATAAGATAGAAGTCTTGTAGCCCAGGTGAGAAACCAAAAGAAGTTTGCGAAGGTATAGTCTATAATCTAAATAATTAGATTGTAGAGTGTTTCAGAGTAGTTGCTCAAAAGAGCTAACCCGTAAAGGGATACAAAAGATTGTATTCCTTACGGGATACTACTATTTGTATCCTTTTAGTTTTTAACTTATAAAAGGATAAAAATGAGTGCAAATCCTAAATCAATTTTATACTAAATTATATAGTATTTTTAATATTAAAAAATAATATTATTAAACTATGAAGAGAATGTATAAATATTTCTATTTTGATATTTTTGGTGCTTCTTAAAGTAAACCCATTAGGGATAGTAATTATCCTTAATAGGGATACTACTATCCTTTTTTTAATAAAAGGAATTTAAAATGGAATATATATTAGGTTTATTTAAAATTAATAAAAAATTTAATCCTTTAAAAGTAATAGAAAATATTGAAAGTAATGATTATTTAAATCAGAGAA
Coding sequences within it:
- a CDS encoding DNA cytosine methyltransferase, with translation MSANIILEDKVNNKIEPFKKIIKPLRDLPGGNKGLWLNNLSLKKSMEAGDTVNISYDYDKKIVVVEKTELLGNHIISYRKSDIKKTPILDIKNKSITELFKNVEKVEIQLFKNKLIIKTATTEELRNQRKQIGFKTFELFCGGGTLTQMFKQAGFTPIGGLDIENKFLNMFEHNHKESKYTILSSLEDIVPSDYPKNVDIALIGIPCVPYTKANINLTKALINYENGIATEKEMKLVRQKEDAETMTFFVLEAIRAMNVNTVIIEEVVEYSKTEACQWLRVMLKKFGYHISETIATGSHSKRKRWALVANMNKKINLENLIPNSNKTIEDLLETPIDKREWKTIDEVPRVLAASKKDKVGIRTVSPSDIKSNTFTTHGTRSTEPILKHPTKELYSEFTNKEIANIHGLNNYELSNVKTLNRKILGQGVTDMFYHIALRLKNSIEKYGA